One window from the genome of Molothrus ater isolate BHLD 08-10-18 breed brown headed cowbird chromosome 5, BPBGC_Mater_1.1, whole genome shotgun sequence encodes:
- the EIF3L gene encoding eukaryotic translation initiation factor 3 subunit L isoform X1, whose translation MAYPGEDYDNEAAYDPYAYSNDYDMHTGDPKQDLAYERQYEQQTYQVIPEVIKNFIQYFHKTVSDLIDQKVYELQASRVSSDVIDQKVYEIQDIYENSWTKLTERFFKNTPWPEAEAIAPQVGNDAVFLILYKELYYRHIYAKVSGGPTLEQRFESYYNYCNLFNYILNADGPAPLELPNQWLWDIIDEFIYQFQSFSQYRCKTAKKSEEEIDFLRSNPKIWNVHSVLNVLHSLVDKSNINRQLEVYTSGGDPESVAGEYGRHSLYKMLGYFSLVGLLRLHSLLGDYYQAIKVLENIELNKKSMYSRVPECQVTTYYYVGFAYLMMRRYQDAIRVFANILLYIQRTKSMFQRTTYKYEMINKQNEQMHALLAIALTMYPMRIDESIHLQLREKYGDKMLRMQKGDAQVYEELFSYACPKFLSPVVPNYDNVHPNYHKEPFLQQLKVFADEVQQQAQLSTIRSFLKLYTTMPVAKLAGFLDLTEQEFRIQLLVFKHKMKNLVWTSGISALDGEFQSASEVDFYIDKDMIHIADTKVARRYGDFFIRQIHKFEELNRTLKKMGQRP comes from the exons ATGGCCTACCCGGGGGAGGACTACGACAACGAG GCTGCCTATGACCCCTACGCGTACTCCAACGACTATGATATGCACACGG GAGACCCCAAGCAGGACCTGGCCTACGAACGCCAGTACGAACAGCAGACCTACCAGGTGATCCCCGAAGTGATCAAAAACTTCATCCAGTATTTTCACAAGACGGTGTCAGATCTCATTGACCAGAAGGTGTACGAGCTCCAGGCCAGCCGTGTTTCCAGTGATGTTATTGACCAGAAGGTGTATGAGATCCAGGACATTTATGAGAACAG CTGGACAAAACTGACTGAAAGGTTTTTTAAGAACACTCCATGGCCAGAGGCTGAGGCCATTGCTCCTCAGGTTGGAAATG ATGCAGTTTTCCTGATCCTATACAAGGAGCTGTACTACAGGCACATCTACGCCAAAGTCAGC GGGGGCCCCACgctggagcagagatttgaGTCCTATTACAATTACTGCAATCTCTTCAACTACATCCTCA ATGCTGATGGCCCCGCTCCTCTGGAACTGCCCAACCAGTGGCTCTGGGATATCATTGATGAATTCATATACCAG TTCCAGTCTTTCAGCCAGTACCGCTGTAAAACGGCCAAGAAGTCTGAAGAGGAAATTGATTTCCTTCGTTCCAACCCCAAGATCTGGAATGTCCACAGTGTCCTTAATGTGCTGCACTCTCTGGTTGACAAATCCAACATTAACCGACAGCTGGAGGTCTATACAAGTGGAG GTGACCCTGAAAGTGTGGCTGGTGAATATGGGCGCCACTCCCTGTACAAGATGCTGGGCTACTTCAGCCTGGTTGGGCTGCTGCGTCTGCACTCTCTGCTGGGAGATTACTACCAAGCCATCAAGGTGCTGGAGAACATTGAGCTCAACAAGAAG AGCATGTACTCTCGGGTGCCTGAGTGCCAGGTGACCACCTATTACTATGTGGGCTTTGCTTACCTTATGATGCGGCGTTACCAGGATGCAATCCGTGTGTTTGCCAACATCCTCCTCTACATCCAGAGGACAAAGAGCATGTTTCAGAGGACAACCTACAAGTATGAGATG ATCAACAAGCAGAACGAGCAGATGCATGCGCTGCTGGCCATTGCGCTCACCATGTACCCCATGCGCATCGACGAGAGCATCCACCTGCAGCTGCGCGAGAAGTACGGCGACAAGATGCTGCGCATGCAGAAGGGCGACGCCCAGGTCTATGAGGAGCTCTTCAGTTACGCTTGCCCCAAGTTCCTCTCCCCTGTGGTGCCCAATTACGACAACGTGCACCCCAACTACCACAAggagcccttcctgcagcagctcaaggTCTTCGCTGATGAAGTTCAGCAGCAGGCCCAGCTCTCGACCATCCGTAGCTTCCTCAAGCTCTACACCACCATGCCTGTGGCGAAGCTGGCCGGCTTCTTAGACCTCACAGAGCAGGAGTTCCGTATCCAGCTGCTCGTCTTCAAGCACAAGATGAAGAACCTGGTATGGACCAGTGGCATATCTGCCCTGGATGGAGAGTTCCAGTCTGCCTCTGAGGTTGACTTCTATATTGACAAG GACATGATCCATATTGCAGACACAAAGGTCGCTCGACGCTACGGGGACTTCTTCATCCGCCAGATCCACAAGTTTGAGGAG CTGAACCGAACATTGAAGAAGATGGGCCAGAGACCCTAA
- the EIF3L gene encoding eukaryotic translation initiation factor 3 subunit L isoform X2, producing the protein MAYPGEDYDNEAAYDPYAYSNDYDMHTGDPKQDLAYERQYEQQTYQVIPEVIKNFIQYFHKTVSDLIDQKVYELQASRVSSDVIDQKVYEIQDIYENSWTKLTERFFKNTPWPEAEAIAPQVGNDAVFLILYKELYYRHIYAKVSGGPTLEQRFESYYNYCNLFNYILNADGPAPLELPNQWLWDIIDEFIYQFQSFSQYRCKTAKKSEEEIDFLRSNPKIWNVHSVLNVLHSLVDKSNINRQLEVYTSGGEPESVAGEYGRHSLYKMLGYFSLVGLLRLHSLLGDYYQAIKVLENIELNKKSMYSRVPECQVTTYYYVGFAYLMMRRYQDAIRVFANILLYIQRTKSMFQRTTYKYEMINKQNEQMHALLAIALTMYPMRIDESIHLQLREKYGDKMLRMQKGDAQVYEELFSYACPKFLSPVVPNYDNVHPNYHKEPFLQQLKVFADEVQQQAQLSTIRSFLKLYTTMPVAKLAGFLDLTEQEFRIQLLVFKHKMKNLVWTSGISALDGEFQSASEVDFYIDKDMIHIADTKVARRYGDFFIRQIHKFEELNRTLKKMGQRP; encoded by the exons ATGGCCTACCCGGGGGAGGACTACGACAACGAG GCTGCCTATGACCCCTACGCGTACTCCAACGACTATGATATGCACACGG GAGACCCCAAGCAGGACCTGGCCTACGAACGCCAGTACGAACAGCAGACCTACCAGGTGATCCCCGAAGTGATCAAAAACTTCATCCAGTATTTTCACAAGACGGTGTCAGATCTCATTGACCAGAAGGTGTACGAGCTCCAGGCCAGCCGTGTTTCCAGTGATGTTATTGACCAGAAGGTGTATGAGATCCAGGACATTTATGAGAACAG CTGGACAAAACTGACTGAAAGGTTTTTTAAGAACACTCCATGGCCAGAGGCTGAGGCCATTGCTCCTCAGGTTGGAAATG ATGCAGTTTTCCTGATCCTATACAAGGAGCTGTACTACAGGCACATCTACGCCAAAGTCAGC GGGGGCCCCACgctggagcagagatttgaGTCCTATTACAATTACTGCAATCTCTTCAACTACATCCTCA ATGCTGATGGCCCCGCTCCTCTGGAACTGCCCAACCAGTGGCTCTGGGATATCATTGATGAATTCATATACCAG TTCCAGTCTTTCAGCCAGTACCGCTGTAAAACGGCCAAGAAGTCTGAAGAGGAAATTGATTTCCTTCGTTCCAACCCCAAGATCTGGAATGTCCACAGTGTCCTTAATGTGCTGCACTCTCTGGTTGACAAATCCAACATTAACCGACAGCTGGAGGTCTATACAAGTGGAGGTGAG CCTGAAAGTGTGGCTGGTGAATATGGGCGCCACTCCCTGTACAAGATGCTGGGCTACTTCAGCCTGGTTGGGCTGCTGCGTCTGCACTCTCTGCTGGGAGATTACTACCAAGCCATCAAGGTGCTGGAGAACATTGAGCTCAACAAGAAG AGCATGTACTCTCGGGTGCCTGAGTGCCAGGTGACCACCTATTACTATGTGGGCTTTGCTTACCTTATGATGCGGCGTTACCAGGATGCAATCCGTGTGTTTGCCAACATCCTCCTCTACATCCAGAGGACAAAGAGCATGTTTCAGAGGACAACCTACAAGTATGAGATG ATCAACAAGCAGAACGAGCAGATGCATGCGCTGCTGGCCATTGCGCTCACCATGTACCCCATGCGCATCGACGAGAGCATCCACCTGCAGCTGCGCGAGAAGTACGGCGACAAGATGCTGCGCATGCAGAAGGGCGACGCCCAGGTCTATGAGGAGCTCTTCAGTTACGCTTGCCCCAAGTTCCTCTCCCCTGTGGTGCCCAATTACGACAACGTGCACCCCAACTACCACAAggagcccttcctgcagcagctcaaggTCTTCGCTGATGAAGTTCAGCAGCAGGCCCAGCTCTCGACCATCCGTAGCTTCCTCAAGCTCTACACCACCATGCCTGTGGCGAAGCTGGCCGGCTTCTTAGACCTCACAGAGCAGGAGTTCCGTATCCAGCTGCTCGTCTTCAAGCACAAGATGAAGAACCTGGTATGGACCAGTGGCATATCTGCCCTGGATGGAGAGTTCCAGTCTGCCTCTGAGGTTGACTTCTATATTGACAAG GACATGATCCATATTGCAGACACAAAGGTCGCTCGACGCTACGGGGACTTCTTCATCCGCCAGATCCACAAGTTTGAGGAG CTGAACCGAACATTGAAGAAGATGGGCCAGAGACCCTAA